From one Kiloniellales bacterium genomic stretch:
- a CDS encoding NADP-dependent oxidoreductase codes for MGEQVNRRIVLAARPEGAPKDSDFRMEEAAVPEPGPGQVLCRTIHLSLDPYMRGRLNDAKSYAEPQPLDEVMIGGAVSQVVVSNNPAFAEGDFVFAYSGWQDYALSDGSDLKKVDPALAPISTALGVLGMPGMTAYTGLKNIGQPKEGETLVVAAASGAVGAIVGQIARIKGCRVVGVAGGKDKCDYVVEELGFDACLNHRDPDLSEQLATACPDGIDIYWENVGGAVFQAVLPHFNDFARMPVCGLIAHYNATELPPGPNQIPVLMRSVLTKRLRIQGFIVFDYAAQEAEFLDQVSGWIRGGQVKYREDFVDGLENTVYAFQGLLEGRNFGKLVVRVSPDPTQ; via the coding sequence ATGGGTGAACAGGTCAATCGGCGAATCGTGCTGGCGGCGCGGCCGGAAGGCGCGCCCAAGGACAGCGACTTCCGGATGGAGGAGGCGGCCGTGCCGGAGCCCGGTCCCGGCCAGGTGCTGTGCCGGACGATCCATCTCTCGCTCGACCCTTACATGCGCGGGCGCCTGAACGACGCCAAGTCCTACGCCGAACCGCAGCCGCTCGACGAGGTGATGATCGGCGGCGCAGTCAGCCAAGTGGTGGTCTCGAACAACCCGGCCTTCGCGGAGGGCGACTTCGTCTTCGCCTACAGCGGCTGGCAGGACTACGCGCTCTCGGACGGCAGCGACCTCAAGAAGGTCGACCCCGCGCTGGCGCCGATCTCGACCGCGCTCGGCGTGCTCGGGATGCCGGGCATGACGGCCTACACGGGACTCAAGAACATCGGCCAGCCGAAGGAAGGCGAAACGCTGGTGGTCGCCGCCGCTTCGGGCGCGGTCGGCGCGATCGTCGGCCAGATCGCCAGGATCAAGGGCTGCCGCGTTGTTGGTGTCGCCGGCGGCAAGGACAAGTGCGACTACGTGGTCGAGGAGCTGGGCTTCGACGCCTGCCTCAACCACCGGGACCCAGACCTGTCCGAACAGCTCGCCACGGCCTGCCCCGACGGCATCGACATCTACTGGGAGAACGTCGGCGGCGCGGTCTTCCAGGCGGTCCTGCCGCACTTCAACGATTTCGCCCGCATGCCGGTCTGCGGCCTGATCGCCCACTACAACGCGACCGAACTGCCGCCAGGCCCGAACCAGATCCCCGTCCTGATGCGCTCGGTGCTGACCAAGCGCCTCAGAATCCAGGGCTTCATTGTCTTCGATTACGCCGCCCAGGAAGCCGAGTTCCTCGACCAGGTGAGCGGCTGGATCCGCGGCGGTCAGGTCAAGTACCGCGAGGACTTCGTCGACGGTCTGGAGAACACGGTTTACGCCTTCCAGGGGCTGCTCGAAGGCAGGAACTTCGGCAAGCTGGTGGTCAGGGTCTCGCCGGACCCGACCCAGTAG